The following proteins are encoded in a genomic region of Streptomyces collinus Tu 365:
- a CDS encoding RNA polymerase sigma factor SigF produces MSPRLDESHTPVATSTPPPDQLDPIDPFDALDPLEGLPEIPPFHEVGPVDARALSKTLFERLESLEEGTYEYSYVRNTLVELNLALVKFAASRFRSRSEPMEDIVQVGTIGLIKAIDRFELARGVEFPTFAMPTIIGEIKRFFRDTSWSVRVPRRLQELRLDLAKAGDELAQQLDRAPTVAELAARLGISNEQVVEGMAASNAYTASSLDAQPEEDDSEGALADRIGYEDHGLEGIEYVESLKPLIAELPTRDRTILSLRFVAGMTQSEIGEELGISQMHVSRLLSRTLVRLRKGLTLEE; encoded by the coding sequence ATGTCACCCCGGCTCGACGAATCGCATACCCCGGTCGCGACGTCGACACCCCCACCGGACCAACTGGATCCCATCGATCCGTTCGACGCCCTCGACCCGCTCGAGGGCCTCCCGGAGATCCCCCCCTTCCACGAGGTCGGCCCGGTCGACGCGCGGGCCCTGTCCAAGACCCTGTTCGAGCGACTGGAGTCGCTGGAGGAAGGGACGTACGAGTACTCGTACGTCCGCAACACGCTCGTCGAGCTGAACCTCGCGCTCGTCAAGTTCGCCGCCTCACGCTTCCGCTCCCGCAGCGAGCCGATGGAGGACATCGTCCAGGTCGGCACCATCGGCCTGATCAAGGCGATCGACCGCTTCGAGCTCGCGCGCGGTGTGGAGTTCCCCACGTTCGCCATGCCGACCATCATCGGCGAGATCAAGCGCTTCTTCCGTGACACCTCGTGGTCCGTGCGCGTACCGCGCCGGCTGCAGGAGCTGCGGCTCGACCTGGCCAAGGCCGGGGACGAGCTGGCCCAGCAGCTGGACCGCGCCCCCACCGTCGCGGAACTCGCCGCACGGCTCGGCATCTCCAACGAGCAGGTCGTCGAGGGCATGGCCGCCTCGAACGCCTACACCGCCTCCTCGCTGGACGCCCAGCCCGAGGAGGACGACTCCGAGGGCGCGCTGGCGGACCGCATCGGCTACGAGGACCACGGGCTCGAGGGCATCGAGTACGTCGAGTCCCTGAAGCCCCTGATCGCCGAGCTCCCGACCCGCGACCGCACGATCCTGTCGCTGCGCTTCGTGGCGGGCATGACCCAGTCCGAGATCGGCGAGGAACTCGGCATCTCGCAGATGCACGTGTCCCGGCTGCTGTCGCGGACGCTGGTGCGGCTGCGCAAGGGACTGACCCTGGAGGAGTGA
- a CDS encoding response regulator transcription factor, with the protein MTRVLLAEDDASISEPLARALRREGYEVEVREDGPTALDAGMQGGVDLVVLDLGLPGMDGLEVARRLRADGHTVPILILTARADEVDTVVGLDAGADDYVTKPFRLAELLARVRALLRRGAAEPQQPPATHGVRIDVESHRAWMGDEELQLTAKEFDLLRVLVRDAGRVVTRDQLMREVWDTTWWSSTKTLDMHISWLRKKLGDDAANPRYIATVRGVGFRFEKS; encoded by the coding sequence ATGACCCGTGTACTGCTCGCCGAGGACGACGCGTCCATCTCGGAGCCGCTGGCCCGCGCCCTGCGCCGGGAAGGGTACGAGGTCGAGGTGCGCGAGGACGGCCCCACCGCACTCGACGCCGGAATGCAGGGCGGTGTCGACTTGGTCGTGCTGGACCTCGGCCTGCCCGGCATGGACGGCCTCGAGGTCGCCCGCCGGCTGCGCGCCGACGGCCACACCGTGCCGATCCTGATCCTGACCGCGCGCGCCGACGAGGTGGACACCGTCGTCGGCCTGGACGCGGGCGCCGACGACTACGTCACCAAGCCCTTCCGGCTCGCCGAACTGCTCGCCCGGGTCCGGGCCCTGCTCCGGCGCGGCGCCGCCGAACCGCAGCAGCCGCCGGCCACCCACGGCGTGCGGATCGACGTCGAGTCCCACCGGGCGTGGATGGGCGACGAGGAGCTCCAGCTCACGGCGAAGGAGTTCGACCTGCTGCGGGTCCTCGTCCGGGACGCCGGGCGGGTCGTCACACGGGACCAGCTCATGCGCGAGGTCTGGGACACGACCTGGTGGTCGTCGACCAAGACCCTCGACATGCACATCTCCTGGCTGCGCAAGAAGCTGGGCGACGACGCGGCGAACCCCCGCTACATCGCGACGGTCCGCGGCGTCGGCTTCCGCTTCGAGAAGAGCTGA
- a CDS encoding RICIN domain-containing protein — MDQGGDGADAGDGLAQAPDTRLTELLRAPTPVAYPALQELRRRHHPAVLAHARLLTASESAARRLTAETFTTAARETARGTEPTVPLRHHLLLLAARLAAGWARDERAAGVRPGLLLVIDSTGLPDGPAPALLPAFQTLPSRAQGLLWYGVLEQEPVERTAAYLGLGPADVAHGAPQALKALAQACVRLRLAASDDPRCADFRRLIEEAVRQDGARPSPDLDAHRARCPHCTAAYEDLTALRDSPRQTLAEGLLPWDGVSYLHRSEPVPAPQPPPPAPYWPASRRYLLASAALGVALVPLLVFLLSAPDGSDRQPVAATPAPPPVTVTATVSVPPSSSAPPSPTPSRTPSRSSASPAPSRTTHRPATSAPPRPAPSPSPTFAAPGSRYAEVVNLATGLCLDIRDGDLYEGNDVVPAPCDSTPSQRWRVDAGLGVLRSAADSGFCLDSRGSTDRGVGIWGCDSVYGRNGRSLRFTVDPDGTIRPAIAIETALTPDGGDGLELDPLDGSAAQRWRAGAA, encoded by the coding sequence ATGGACCAGGGCGGCGACGGGGCCGACGCGGGAGACGGACTCGCACAGGCCCCGGACACGCGGCTGACGGAACTGCTGCGCGCCCCGACCCCGGTGGCGTACCCGGCACTCCAGGAACTGCGCCGCAGGCACCACCCGGCGGTCCTCGCCCACGCCCGGCTGCTGACCGCGAGCGAGTCCGCCGCGCGCCGGCTGACGGCCGAGACCTTCACCACGGCGGCCCGTGAGACGGCCCGCGGCACCGAACCGACCGTCCCGCTGCGCCACCACCTGCTGCTCCTGGCGGCCCGGCTCGCGGCCGGCTGGGCCCGCGACGAGCGCGCCGCAGGCGTGCGGCCCGGGCTGCTGCTGGTGATCGACTCCACCGGCCTGCCCGACGGACCCGCCCCCGCGCTGCTCCCGGCGTTCCAGACGCTGCCCTCCCGCGCCCAGGGCCTGCTCTGGTACGGCGTCCTCGAACAGGAGCCGGTGGAGCGCACCGCCGCGTACCTGGGGCTGGGTCCGGCTGACGTCGCGCACGGTGCCCCGCAGGCGCTCAAAGCCCTGGCCCAGGCGTGCGTGCGGCTGCGCCTGGCCGCCTCCGACGACCCGCGCTGCGCCGACTTCCGCCGTCTGATCGAGGAGGCGGTACGGCAGGACGGCGCCCGCCCCAGCCCCGACCTGGACGCCCACAGGGCCCGCTGTCCGCACTGCACTGCCGCGTACGAGGACCTGACGGCGCTGCGGGACAGCCCGCGGCAGACGCTGGCGGAGGGTCTGCTGCCCTGGGACGGGGTGTCGTACCTGCACCGGTCCGAGCCGGTCCCGGCGCCGCAGCCGCCCCCGCCGGCCCCGTACTGGCCGGCGAGCCGCCGCTATCTGCTGGCCTCGGCGGCCCTGGGCGTGGCCCTGGTGCCGCTGCTGGTGTTCCTGCTGTCCGCGCCGGACGGGTCCGACCGGCAGCCGGTGGCGGCCACGCCGGCGCCCCCGCCGGTCACGGTGACGGCCACGGTGTCCGTCCCGCCGTCCTCCTCCGCGCCGCCGTCCCCGACTCCGTCCCGCACTCCGTCCCGCAGCAGCGCCTCGCCCGCGCCGAGCAGGACCACGCACCGGCCGGCCACGTCCGCGCCGCCCCGGCCGGCCCCGAGCCCCTCCCCGACGTTCGCCGCCCCGGGCAGCCGCTACGCGGAGGTGGTGAACCTCGCCACGGGCCTGTGCCTGGACATCCGGGACGGCGACCTCTACGAGGGCAACGACGTCGTCCCGGCACCCTGCGACTCCACCCCCAGCCAGCGCTGGCGCGTCGACGCGGGCCTGGGAGTGCTGCGCTCGGCCGCCGACTCCGGCTTCTGCCTGGACAGCCGCGGCTCGACCGACCGGGGCGTGGGCATCTGGGGCTGCGACTCGGTCTACGGCCGCAACGGGCGGAGCCTCCGCTTCACCGTCGACCCCGACGGCACGATCCGCCCGGCGATCGCGATCGAGACGGCGCTCACCCCGGACGGCGGTGACGGCCTGGAACTCGACCCGCTGGACGGGAGCGCGGCACAGCGCTGGCGGGCCGGGGCGGCCTGA
- a CDS encoding formimidoylglutamate deiminase has product MTTRTYWSEHAWLGTNVEPGVVLEVADGRLAAVRAGVPTPPPGAEILRGLTLPGLANAHSHAFHRALRGTVQVGSGTFWTWREVMYSVADHLTPETYHALARAVYAEMALAGITCVGEFHYVHHAPGGTPYADPNAMGEALLAAAAEAGIRITLLDTAYLSAGFGEPPNTHQRRFSDGTADAWAERAALLKEGDHARIGAAIHSVRAVPAGQLATVAEWAAQRDAPLHVHLSEQTAENDACQAAHGRTPTRLLADHGVLGPRTTGVHNTHLTDEDIALLGGSRTGTCMCPTTERDLADGIGPAVALQRAGSPLSLGSDSHAVVDLLEEARAMELNERLRTRTRGHWTAAALLRAASADGHAALGWQDAGELTAGALADFTTIALDSVRTAGPLPRLGAETAVFAATAADVRHTVVGGRHVVRDGAHTLVPDVPSALADAIEALRG; this is encoded by the coding sequence GTGACGACACGGACCTACTGGTCGGAGCACGCCTGGCTCGGCACGAACGTCGAGCCGGGGGTCGTGCTGGAGGTCGCGGACGGCCGCCTCGCCGCCGTCCGCGCTGGCGTGCCCACCCCGCCACCCGGCGCCGAGATCCTGCGCGGCCTGACCCTGCCCGGGCTGGCCAACGCCCACTCCCACGCCTTCCACCGGGCCCTGCGCGGCACGGTCCAGGTGGGCAGCGGCACCTTCTGGACCTGGCGCGAGGTGATGTACTCCGTCGCCGACCACCTGACCCCGGAGACCTACCACGCGCTCGCCCGCGCGGTGTACGCCGAGATGGCCCTGGCCGGCATCACCTGCGTCGGCGAGTTCCACTACGTGCACCACGCGCCCGGGGGCACCCCGTACGCCGACCCCAACGCGATGGGCGAGGCCCTGCTCGCGGCCGCCGCCGAGGCCGGCATCCGCATCACCCTGCTGGACACCGCCTACCTGTCCGCCGGCTTCGGCGAGCCGCCCAACACCCACCAGCGGCGCTTCTCCGACGGCACCGCGGACGCCTGGGCCGAACGCGCCGCCCTCCTCAAGGAAGGCGACCACGCGCGGATCGGGGCGGCGATCCACTCCGTACGGGCCGTGCCCGCGGGGCAGCTCGCCACCGTCGCCGAGTGGGCCGCACAGCGCGACGCCCCGCTGCACGTCCACCTGTCGGAGCAGACCGCCGAGAACGACGCCTGCCAGGCCGCGCACGGCCGCACGCCCACTCGGCTGCTCGCCGACCACGGCGTCCTCGGCCCGCGCACCACCGGCGTGCACAACACCCACCTCACCGACGAGGACATCGCACTGCTCGGCGGCTCGCGCACCGGCACCTGCATGTGCCCGACCACCGAACGCGACCTGGCGGACGGCATCGGCCCGGCCGTCGCCCTCCAGCGGGCGGGCTCGCCGCTCTCCCTCGGCTCCGACAGCCATGCCGTCGTCGACCTGCTCGAAGAGGCGCGCGCCATGGAGCTGAACGAGCGGCTGCGCACCCGCACCCGCGGCCACTGGACCGCCGCCGCCCTGCTGCGCGCGGCCTCCGCCGACGGACACGCCGCGCTCGGCTGGCAGGACGCGGGCGAGCTGACGGCGGGGGCACTCGCCGACTTCACGACGATCGCCCTGGACTCCGTCAGGACAGCGGGCCCGCTGCCCCGGCTGGGCGCGGAGACAGCCGTGTTCGCGGCGACCGCGGCGGACGTCCGGCACACCGTCGTGGGCGGCCGCCACGTCGTACGGGACGGGGCCCACACGCTCGTACCGGACGTGCCGTCGGCCCTCGCGGACGCCATCGAGGCCCTGCGGGGCTGA
- a CDS encoding LPXTG cell wall anchor domain-containing protein, with protein MSYPKRTAALVSAAALAGPVLLLSAPAARADVVNVDYRCKTPIGAKSAVSPIDIRAVRSGSGYRITMSWQKGVSSSPVELGKGAMNPSATIRLGGADSGTLAVTGPANAAAIPADTPIKISDLSGTYTPRKTGKVTFTAATLTIKALGTTTTCDPSNNPGPSLTLSVTAAGGSGSSSSSSSSSSSSSGGSAGRLPQTGPADSAVALGTLGGTVLLAGAAGALWLTRRNPAVRR; from the coding sequence GTGTCGTACCCGAAACGAACCGCCGCGCTCGTGTCCGCGGCGGCCCTGGCCGGCCCGGTGCTGCTGCTCAGCGCACCGGCGGCCCGTGCCGACGTCGTGAACGTCGACTACCGGTGCAAGACGCCGATCGGCGCCAAGAGCGCCGTCTCGCCCATCGACATCAGGGCCGTCCGCAGCGGCAGCGGCTACCGGATCACCATGTCCTGGCAGAAGGGCGTCTCCTCCAGCCCGGTCGAGCTGGGCAAGGGCGCCATGAACCCGAGCGCCACCATCAGGCTCGGCGGCGCCGACAGCGGCACCCTCGCGGTCACCGGGCCCGCCAACGCGGCCGCGATCCCCGCCGACACCCCCATCAAGATCAGCGACCTGAGCGGCACCTACACACCGAGGAAGACCGGCAAAGTCACCTTCACGGCGGCCACGCTCACCATCAAGGCGCTGGGCACGACGACCACCTGCGACCCCAGCAACAACCCGGGGCCGTCCCTGACCCTGAGCGTGACGGCGGCGGGCGGATCCGGCTCGTCGTCGTCCTCGTCGTCCTCCTCGTCCTCCTCGTCGGGCGGCTCCGCCGGCCGGCTCCCGCAGACCGGCCCCGCGGACTCCGCCGTCGCCCTCGGCACCCTCGGCGGCACGGTCCTGCTCGCGGGCGCCGCCGGCGCGCTGTGGCTGACCCGGCGGAACCCGGCCGTACGCCGCTGA
- the hutI gene encoding imidazolonepropionase, giving the protein MSSSTVVTNIATLVTNDPSLGDGSPLGLIQDAAVVVDGDRVVWTGEAGRAPAADHRVDAAGRAVLPGFVDSHSHLVFAGDRTQEFNARMSGRSYSAGGIRTTVAATRAATDAELEANLTRYLAEALRQGTTTFETKSGYGLTVEDESRALRIAARHTDEVTYLGAHIVSPDHADDPAAYVALVTGEMLDACAPHARWIDVFCEKGAFDGDQARAILTAGKAKGLHPRIHANQLSYGPGVQLAVELDAASADHCTHLTDADVDALAQGDTVATLLPGAEFSTRAEWPDARRLLDAGVTVALSTDCNPGSSFTSSVPFCVALAVRDMGMTPDEAVWSATAGGAAALRRTDVGRLTPGARADLTLLDAPSHVHLAYRPGVPLVAGVWRGGERVV; this is encoded by the coding sequence ATGAGCAGCAGCACCGTCGTCACCAACATCGCCACGCTGGTCACCAACGACCCCTCCCTCGGTGACGGATCGCCCCTCGGACTGATCCAGGACGCGGCCGTCGTCGTCGACGGCGACCGGGTCGTCTGGACCGGTGAGGCCGGCCGAGCACCCGCCGCCGACCACCGGGTCGACGCGGCCGGCCGGGCGGTGCTGCCCGGCTTCGTGGACTCCCACTCCCACCTGGTCTTCGCGGGCGACCGCACACAGGAGTTCAACGCCCGCATGTCCGGCCGCTCCTACAGCGCCGGCGGCATCCGCACCACGGTGGCGGCCACCCGCGCCGCCACCGACGCGGAACTGGAGGCGAACCTCACCCGGTACCTGGCGGAGGCGCTCCGCCAGGGCACCACGACCTTCGAGACCAAGTCGGGCTACGGGCTCACCGTCGAGGACGAGTCACGCGCCCTGCGCATCGCGGCCCGCCACACCGACGAGGTGACCTACCTCGGCGCCCACATCGTCTCCCCCGACCACGCCGACGACCCGGCCGCCTACGTCGCCCTGGTCACCGGCGAGATGCTGGACGCCTGCGCGCCGCACGCCCGCTGGATCGACGTCTTCTGCGAGAAGGGCGCCTTCGACGGCGACCAGGCCCGCGCGATCCTCACCGCCGGCAAGGCGAAGGGCCTGCACCCCCGCATCCACGCCAACCAGCTCTCCTACGGCCCCGGCGTGCAGCTGGCCGTCGAACTGGACGCCGCGAGCGCCGACCACTGCACCCACCTCACGGACGCGGACGTCGACGCGCTCGCGCAGGGCGACACGGTGGCCACCCTGCTGCCCGGCGCCGAGTTCTCCACCCGCGCCGAGTGGCCGGACGCCCGCCGTCTGCTGGACGCGGGCGTGACGGTCGCCCTCTCCACCGACTGCAACCCGGGCTCGTCCTTCACCTCGTCGGTGCCCTTCTGCGTCGCCCTGGCCGTCCGGGACATGGGCATGACCCCCGACGAGGCGGTCTGGTCCGCCACGGCGGGCGGCGCCGCGGCCCTGCGCCGCACCGACGTCGGCCGCCTCACCCCGGGTGCCCGCGCCGACCTGACCCTGCTCGACGCCCCGAGCCACGTCCACCTGGCGTACCGGCCGGGCGTACCGCTGGTCGCGGGCGTCTGGCGCGGCGGCGAGCGGGTCGTGTGA
- a CDS encoding STAS domain-containing protein, which yields MDHGTVGSAQSGRLLVEVREEGSSAVVTPAGELDHHTADLLREPLDDLLDKGFARLVVDCSRLEFCDSTGLNVLLGARLKAEAAGGGVHLAGMLPVVARVFEITGAEAVFTVHDSVEAALAAEAD from the coding sequence ATGGACCACGGGACGGTCGGCAGCGCACAGTCGGGCCGGCTTCTGGTGGAGGTGCGGGAAGAGGGCTCCAGCGCCGTAGTGACACCGGCGGGTGAACTCGATCACCACACCGCCGATCTTCTGCGCGAGCCACTCGACGACCTCCTCGACAAGGGTTTCGCACGGCTCGTGGTGGACTGCTCACGGCTGGAGTTCTGCGACTCCACGGGGCTGAACGTCCTCCTCGGGGCGCGCCTCAAGGCGGAGGCCGCCGGCGGGGGAGTCCACCTGGCGGGAATGCTCCCCGTGGTCGCCCGCGTCTTCGAGATCACCGGAGCGGAGGCGGTCTTCACCGTCCACGACTCCGTGGAGGCGGCCCTGGCCGCCGAGGCCGACTGA
- a CDS encoding allantoate amidohydrolase — MSFHSMWAELLPVGRSSASGGYRRFAWTGADADCRAWFREQAETRGLAYEVDRNGNQWAWLGDPAAGDAVVTGSHLDSVPDGGAFDGPLGVVSSFAALDELRSRGVGFTKPLAIVNFGDEEGARFGLACVGSRLTAGELTVEQAHRLTDGEGVTLPRAMEAAGHDPDAIGADPERLARIGAFVELHVEQGRALDLSGDPVGVASAIWPHGRWRFDFRGEANHAGTTRLADRRDPMLSYAETVLAARREAELAGAVATFGKISVEPNGVNAIPSLVRGWLDSRAADQETLDTVVTAVEKAAREYAAAQGADLDVVRESFTPVVEFDHALRDELGRILGKDTGLKVPVLGTGAGHDAGILSGRVPTAMLFVRNPTGVSHSPAESAAEDDCLAGVDALADVLEGLACR, encoded by the coding sequence GTGAGCTTCCACAGCATGTGGGCGGAGCTGCTGCCGGTCGGCCGCAGCTCCGCCTCCGGCGGCTACCGCCGCTTCGCCTGGACCGGTGCCGACGCCGACTGCCGGGCCTGGTTCCGTGAGCAGGCCGAGACGCGCGGGCTGGCCTACGAGGTCGACCGCAACGGCAACCAGTGGGCCTGGCTGGGCGACCCGGCCGCCGGGGACGCCGTCGTCACCGGCTCGCACCTGGACTCGGTGCCCGACGGCGGCGCCTTCGACGGGCCCCTCGGCGTCGTCTCCTCCTTCGCCGCCCTGGACGAACTGCGCTCCAGGGGAGTGGGCTTCACCAAGCCCCTGGCCATCGTCAACTTCGGTGACGAGGAGGGCGCCCGGTTCGGCCTCGCCTGCGTCGGCTCCCGGCTGACCGCCGGTGAGCTGACCGTCGAACAGGCCCACCGGCTCACCGACGGCGAGGGCGTCACCCTGCCGCGCGCCATGGAGGCCGCCGGCCACGACCCCGACGCCATCGGGGCCGACCCCGAGCGGCTGGCCCGCATCGGCGCCTTCGTCGAACTCCACGTCGAACAGGGCCGCGCGCTGGACCTGTCCGGCGACCCGGTCGGCGTCGCCAGCGCCATCTGGCCGCACGGCCGCTGGCGGTTCGACTTCCGGGGCGAGGCCAACCACGCGGGCACCACCCGGCTCGCCGACCGGCGCGACCCCATGCTGTCGTACGCCGAGACCGTGCTCGCCGCCCGCCGGGAGGCCGAACTCGCCGGTGCCGTCGCCACCTTCGGCAAGATCTCCGTCGAGCCGAACGGCGTCAACGCCATCCCGTCCCTGGTGCGCGGCTGGCTCGACTCCCGCGCAGCCGACCAGGAGACCCTGGACACGGTCGTCACCGCCGTGGAGAAGGCCGCCCGCGAGTACGCCGCCGCACAGGGCGCCGACCTGGACGTCGTCCGGGAGTCCTTCACCCCGGTGGTGGAGTTCGACCACGCGCTGCGCGACGAACTCGGCCGGATCCTCGGCAAGGACACCGGTCTGAAGGTGCCCGTCCTCGGCACCGGCGCCGGACACGACGCCGGAATCCTCTCGGGACGCGTCCCGACCGCCATGCTGTTCGTGCGCAACCCCACCGGCGTCTCGCACTCCCCGGCCGAGTCCGCGGCCGAGGACGACTGCCTGGCCGGGGTGGACGCGCTCGCCGACGTACTGGAAGGACTGGCCTGCCGGTGA
- a CDS encoding peptide MFS transporter, translating into MASSLTKDSVRPGTPGSEKTFFGHPRGLATLFMTEMWERFSYYGMRALLPLYLVAPGGLHMNAGTATAIYSVYVSLVYLLALPGGWVADRFLGPRKTVAVSGLIIMLGHLCLALPVAASFFVGLGLVAIGSGLLKANISTMVGHLYNGPDDARRDGGFTLFYIGINLGAFVAPLVIGTVGENVNWHFGFALAAVGMALGLAQYLLGSRHLSAQSDVVPTPMSPAEKSATLRKGLIWLAIAAVFYGVVGFTGHFTLNWALIPLTLIGLIVPILVIARIRRDKDLDAAEKSKVSAYVWFFVAAAVFWMIYDQGGSTLSLFADGKAENSVFGWGFPVSWYQSVNPVMIMALAPVFAWLWLWLNRRGKEPSTIVKFSSGLVLVGASFFLFLAPLSIADGGHKAAAMWLVAIYFVQTVGELTLSPVGLSVTTKMAPRKYASQMMGVWFLAVTAGDSITALLSNPAVGGVNLDRTGFVALEAALAVVAGVAVWMYRKKVNRLMGDVR; encoded by the coding sequence ATGGCGTCCAGCCTGACGAAGGACTCGGTCCGCCCGGGCACCCCCGGGTCCGAGAAGACCTTCTTCGGCCACCCCCGCGGACTGGCCACTCTCTTCATGACCGAGATGTGGGAGCGTTTCTCCTACTACGGCATGAGGGCCCTGCTCCCGCTGTACCTGGTGGCCCCGGGTGGCCTGCACATGAACGCGGGCACGGCGACCGCGATCTACTCCGTGTACGTGTCGCTCGTGTACCTGCTCGCCCTGCCCGGCGGCTGGGTCGCCGACCGCTTCCTCGGTCCCCGCAAGACGGTGGCCGTCTCCGGTCTGATCATCATGCTGGGCCACCTGTGCCTGGCGCTGCCGGTCGCGGCCAGCTTCTTCGTCGGTCTCGGCCTCGTCGCGATCGGCTCCGGTCTGCTCAAGGCCAACATCTCCACGATGGTCGGCCACCTGTACAACGGGCCGGACGACGCGCGCCGTGACGGTGGCTTCACGCTCTTCTACATCGGCATCAACCTCGGTGCCTTCGTCGCCCCGCTGGTCATCGGCACCGTCGGCGAGAACGTCAACTGGCACTTCGGCTTCGCGCTGGCCGCGGTCGGCATGGCGCTGGGTCTGGCCCAGTACCTGCTCGGCAGCCGCCACCTGAGCGCGCAGAGCGACGTCGTCCCGACGCCGATGTCCCCCGCGGAGAAGTCCGCCACCCTGCGCAAGGGCCTGATCTGGCTCGCGATCGCCGCCGTCTTCTACGGTGTCGTCGGCTTCACCGGCCACTTCACCCTGAACTGGGCGCTGATCCCGCTCACGCTGATCGGCCTGATCGTCCCGATCCTCGTCATCGCCCGCATCCGCCGCGACAAGGACCTGGACGCGGCCGAGAAGTCGAAGGTGTCGGCGTACGTCTGGTTCTTCGTCGCCGCGGCCGTCTTCTGGATGATCTACGACCAGGGCGGCTCGACGCTGTCGCTCTTCGCCGACGGCAAGGCCGAGAACTCGGTCTTCGGCTGGGGCTTCCCGGTCTCCTGGTACCAGTCGGTCAACCCGGTCATGATCATGGCGCTCGCCCCGGTCTTCGCCTGGCTGTGGCTGTGGCTGAACCGGCGCGGCAAGGAGCCGAGCACGATCGTGAAGTTCTCCTCCGGCCTGGTGCTGGTGGGTGCGTCGTTCTTCCTCTTCCTCGCCCCGCTGTCGATCGCCGACGGCGGCCACAAGGCCGCGGCGATGTGGCTGGTCGCGATCTACTTCGTCCAGACCGTCGGTGAGCTGACGCTGTCCCCGGTGGGTCTGTCGGTGACGACGAAGATGGCGCCGAGGAAGTACGCCTCGCAGATGATGGGCGTCTGGTTCCTCGCGGTCACCGCGGGCGACTCGATCACCGCGCTGCTGTCCAACCCGGCCGTCGGCGGGGTGAACCTCGACCGGACGGGCTTCGTCGCCCTGGAGGCGGCGCTCGCCGTGGTCGCCGGTGTCGCGGTGTGGATGTACCGCAAGAAGGTCAACCGGCTGATGGGCGACGTGCGCTAG
- a CDS encoding ATP-binding protein codes for MSTTRPYSPGDRGPEPSGASGTSEGGAPVAGASAGTAVPSEPSVASEGAQGPPGRQTRRLRLDGESGVVPLARDFTRQALYAWGWLPAASADLRAAAEDVLLVVSELVTNACLHAEGPDELFLARDNKVIRVEVSDRGSGQPAPRTPHRAGRPGGHGMFIVQRLCLDWGVVRTTGRTGKTVWAELGAPA; via the coding sequence ATGAGCACCACCCGGCCTTACTCGCCGGGCGACCGCGGCCCGGAGCCGAGCGGCGCTTCCGGGACGTCCGAGGGGGGTGCGCCGGTGGCAGGCGCGTCCGCGGGGACGGCCGTGCCGTCCGAGCCGTCCGTGGCGTCCGAGGGTGCGCAGGGTCCCCCCGGGCGGCAGACCCGCAGACTGCGGCTGGACGGCGAGAGCGGGGTCGTCCCGCTCGCCCGCGACTTCACCCGCCAGGCGCTGTACGCCTGGGGATGGCTGCCCGCCGCCTCCGCGGACCTGCGGGCCGCCGCCGAGGACGTGCTGCTCGTCGTGTCCGAGCTGGTCACCAACGCCTGCCTGCATGCCGAGGGCCCGGACGAGCTGTTCCTCGCCCGTGACAACAAGGTGATCCGGGTGGAGGTGTCCGACCGCGGCAGCGGCCAGCCGGCACCCCGCACCCCGCACCGTGCCGGCCGCCCCGGCGGTCACGGCATGTTCATCGTGCAGCGGCTGTGCCTCGACTGGGGCGTCGTCCGCACGACGGGCCGCACGGGCAAGACCGTGTGGGCGGAGCTGGGCGCCCCGGCCTGA